The genomic interval TGTGTCCAATTAAACGCCTTCTCTTGAAGTGACCAGGAAGCGCTTTCGTGTATCCAATTATGACGCCTAAAATTTTAATTTCATTGTTCGTTGAAATAGGTTGAATATTCATTTGTTGGGAAAATATTTTCATTATGTGTCCTTTGATTTGATTGAAAAATATATATTCGTTCAACTGAAAGCTATTACAGACTAAAATATTTTTGCCTTGAACAAATTACTTTTCATATTATCAGTTACTTTTTTGCTCTCCAATGTTAGTTTGGCTGCAAAAAATCGTGAAATGGATACATTGAATCAACTCGATTCGAAAGGGAAAAGAACGGGGTACTGGGTGGTTGATGAAAGCAATGATGCTACAACTCTTCAAAGTAAAACCAAAAGAAAAGAAGGTAAATACATCAAGGGGCGAAAATTTGGAGCATGGATTTGTTATTATCCCGATGGAAAAACTCCAAGTTTAATTGGTGAGTATAACGATAATAGACCAGGTGGCGCTTATTTCCGTTTTGATGAAAAAGGAGAATTACTTCAAGCGAGTACAGTTCCAAGAAAAATATCACAATTACAAAGTTTAGAAGCACATAATGGTGTTTTTGATTGTAGAATGCTATTTCATAACCGCGAAATGGTTGCAGGACAAGTGTTTTTTGCAAAACGTGCATTTAGTGTGCCTTATTCCTACCAATTTTGGGTAGAGGAATCTATGCATCAAAATCAAACGCAAAATGCACATGTCAATTTTAATTGGTTGTCTCAAAATTACCCGCAATTGTATTCCACTTATTTGAATGTTCGAACACCGCGTAATTTAAGTGTTGAAAACCCTGAAATTCAAAACGTTGTCAGTAAGTTAGAACGAATTCAGGACTCAAATTCGAATTCTCCCGTAAAAAATTCATTGATGAATGCTCCTTTTGTTCATGCTCCACGTGTGGCTAAAGGTGCTGTTTTCCAGCCAAATGGGTTTAATAAGTTGTATACCGAAACGGATGAGATTTGGATTGATGGACAATTTAAAAATGGCCAGTTGAAAGACGGAAAAGTCTTTGTATATGACCGAGATGGTGTTCTATTAAAAGTTCGAATTTTCAAAGATGGACTTTACGTTTCTGATGGAGGACTGTAATTAATTCATAATTCACACTCGTAATTCGTAATTAGTTGTTATCTTTGCATCGTAATTCCAAAAGTTGGGGTTCTACATAATAATCATTCAAGTAATATTGGCATGTATTTAGATTCAAAAGCAAAAGAAGAAATCTTCGCAAAACACGGAGGTTCAGCAACAAACACAGGTTCAACAGAAGGTCAAGTAGCATTATTTACTTACCGTATTGCTCACTTAACAGGGCATTTGAAAAAGAACCGTAAAGATTATGGAACTCAAAGATCTTTACAATTGTTAGTTGGTAAACGTCGTAGTATGTTAGATTACCTGAAGAAAAAGGATATCGAGAAATACCGTGCGTTGATTAAAGAATTAGGTTTACGTCGTTAATAAAAAACAGGTCACTGAATACTTGCGCTAAAGCTTCAGCATAGGCGCAGCGTAGTCGAAGTGCCAGTTTTCACGATAACATATTAAAAAGGGGGGCTTGTCGGATTATTCCGGTGTCCCCTTTTTTTGTTTAAATCGTCCGTTGGGACGAAAAATGGGAGGGACGCGATGCTTCGCGTCCGTACAAAAATGTAAAGTATAAATATGAATATAGGAATCAAAAAGTCCATCGTTACTGGAGGGAAAGAAATTTCCATCGAGACCGGAAAATTGGCGAAACAAGCCGACGGTTCAGTAGTGTTACAAATGGGCAACACGGTGTTATTGGCAACTGTCGTTGCAGCACCAGAGGCAAAAGACGGAGTGGATTTCCTTCCGTTAACGGTAGATTACCGTGAAAAATACGCAGCAGCAGGGCGTTTTCCTGGTGGATTCTTCCGTCGTGAAGCTCGTCCATCTGAAACAGAAATCTTGGTGATGCGTTTAGTGGATCGTGCATTACGTCCATTATTTCCAGATGATTATCACGCTGAAGTTCAGTTGATGATTCAATTGTTGTCTTACGATGGTGTAAACAACCCAGACGCATTGTGTGGTTTGGCAGCTTCTGCAGCAATTGCAGTATCTGATATTCCATTCAACGGACCGATGTCTGAAGTACGTGTAGGTCGTATCAACGGTGAGTGGATTGTTAACCCTTCAATGGAAGAGATGAAATCAGCAGATATCGATATGATGGTTGCTGGTACTATGAAGGATGTGAACATGATTGAAGGAGAATTTCAAGAAATCTCTGAATTGGAAATGGTTGAAGCAATTAAAATTGCTCACGCTGCTATTAAGGAGCAATGTCAATTCCAATTAGATCTTGCTGCACTAATCCCAACAGCTAATCCAAAACGTGTTTATTCGCACGAAACGCATGACGAAAACGTGAAAGCGAAAGTGTATGAATTGGCGATGGATAAATGTAAAGAAGTTGCTCGTCAAGGTCTTGCAAATAAAGCGAAACGTACAGAATTGTTCGACGCAATCAAAACGGAAGTGAAAGCTGCATTCTCTGAAGAAGAGTTGGCTACAGTTAGTGGTTTTATTTCTACTTACTTCTCTGAAGTGAAGAAAAAAGCGGTTCGTTGGGTTATGTTGAATGAGCAAAAGCGTTTGGATGGTCGTAAATTTGACGAGATTCGTCCGATTTGGGCTGAAGTAGATTATTTGCCAATGGTTCACGGATCAGCAGTATTTACACGTGGGGAAACGCAATCATTGACAACATTGACCCTTGGTGGTAAAATGGATGAGCAGTTGATTGACGGAGTTACTTTCCACGGAACAGAGAAATTCTTGCTACATTATAATTTCCCTCCATTCTCTACAGGAGAAGCGAAACCATTGCGTGGAACTTCTCGTCGTGAGATTGGACACGGTAACTTGGCATTACGTGCTTTGAAACCGGTTCTTCCTGCAGATAACGCTTATACTATTCGTTTAGTTTCTGATATTTTAGAATCAAATGGTTCATCTTCAATGGCAACAGTTTGTGCTGGTACATTGGCATTGATGGACGGTGGTGTTCAAATCAAAGCGCCAGTTTCTGGTATCGCAATGGGATTGGTCGCTGACGAAGGTAAATTTGCTGTATTGTCTGATATCTTAGGAGATGAAGATCACTTAGGAGATATGGACTTTAAAGTAACAGGAACTTCTAAAGGAATCACAGCTTGTCAAATGGATATTAAAGTAGACGGTTTACCATACGAAGTATTGATTCAAGCTTTGGATCAAGCGCGTGCGGGACGTATACATATCTTGAATAAGATTATTGAAACAATCGCAGTTCCAAATCCAGATTTCAAACCGCAAACTCCTCGTATCGAAGCATTCAATGTGCCTAACGATATGATTGGAGCAATCATCGGACCTGGAGGAAAAATCATTCAAGGAATTCAAAAAGACACAAAAACAACTATTACAATTGAAGAATTGGAAACAGGTGAAGGTCGTGTTCAGATTATGTCGAATAATGCAGAAGATATGGATGCTGCAAATTCACGTATTCGAATGATTGCATTCCCTCCGGTAGTTGATGAAGGTGCAGAATACGAAGGAAAAGTGAAAGCTATCAAAGATTTCGGAGTATTCGTTGAAATTCTTCCTGGAACAGACGGATTGATTCACATTTCTGAGTTCTCTTGGGAGAAAGTAGCAAAAATGGAAGACGTAGTAAAAGAAGGAGACGTATTGAAATTTAAAGTTGTTGGTAAAGATCCAAAAACTAAAAAATGGAAATTGTCTCGTCGCGTTTTATTGCCAAGACCAGAGAAAGCTGCTGAAGCAACAACAGAAGCTCCAAAAGCTGAGTAATAAAAAATAG from Fluviicola taffensis DSM 16823 carries:
- a CDS encoding polyribonucleotide nucleotidyltransferase — translated: MNIGIKKSIVTGGKEISIETGKLAKQADGSVVLQMGNTVLLATVVAAPEAKDGVDFLPLTVDYREKYAAAGRFPGGFFRREARPSETEILVMRLVDRALRPLFPDDYHAEVQLMIQLLSYDGVNNPDALCGLAASAAIAVSDIPFNGPMSEVRVGRINGEWIVNPSMEEMKSADIDMMVAGTMKDVNMIEGEFQEISELEMVEAIKIAHAAIKEQCQFQLDLAALIPTANPKRVYSHETHDENVKAKVYELAMDKCKEVARQGLANKAKRTELFDAIKTEVKAAFSEEELATVSGFISTYFSEVKKKAVRWVMLNEQKRLDGRKFDEIRPIWAEVDYLPMVHGSAVFTRGETQSLTTLTLGGKMDEQLIDGVTFHGTEKFLLHYNFPPFSTGEAKPLRGTSRREIGHGNLALRALKPVLPADNAYTIRLVSDILESNGSSSMATVCAGTLALMDGGVQIKAPVSGIAMGLVADEGKFAVLSDILGDEDHLGDMDFKVTGTSKGITACQMDIKVDGLPYEVLIQALDQARAGRIHILNKIIETIAVPNPDFKPQTPRIEAFNVPNDMIGAIIGPGGKIIQGIQKDTKTTITIEELETGEGRVQIMSNNAEDMDAANSRIRMIAFPPVVDEGAEYEGKVKAIKDFGVFVEILPGTDGLIHISEFSWEKVAKMEDVVKEGDVLKFKVVGKDPKTKKWKLSRRVLLPRPEKAAEATTEAPKAE
- the rpsO gene encoding 30S ribosomal protein S15 translates to MYLDSKAKEEIFAKHGGSATNTGSTEGQVALFTYRIAHLTGHLKKNRKDYGTQRSLQLLVGKRRSMLDYLKKKDIEKYRALIKELGLRR